A part of Miscanthus floridulus cultivar M001 chromosome 6, ASM1932011v1, whole genome shotgun sequence genomic DNA contains:
- the LOC136456460 gene encoding alpha-amylase 3, chloroplastic-like isoform X1, whose protein sequence is MSVGSWCIRAIPGAAPPARAGLLGSAFVQVSAARPRAGRCRAAQHGRVRLGGRVVARAGAAETPVAGTDEDAGAGFSETFPLRRCQAVEGKAWVRVDAEPDAEGKCKVVVGCNVPGKWVLHWGVSHDDEHGRAYPVQRALALCGVWGRVLVASLTLAFAMRGDRDSNPGPSGHSREWDQPPLEMRPLGSVAIKDYAIETPLEILPNSEGRLLYEVQIKFDKDIPIAAVNFVLKEEETGAWFQHKGRDFRIPLNGSFNGGGKQDIDIWPGDLGHALKKYEGSSSQPQNTSPQDTGLSGKHISGFYEEYPILKSEYVQNLVTVTVRRDIETHKRLVVFDTDIPGDVVIHWGVCKDNNMTWEIPPEPHPPTTKIFRQKALQTLLQQKADGAGNSISFSLDAEYSCLFFVLKLDEYTWLRNLENGSDFCVPLTRVGQHGSTQDPDKAEAQKVEDKSSQADGLISDIRNLVVGLSSRRGQKAKNKVLQEDILQEIERLATVAYSIFRSPTIDSVDESVHLDDTLSTKPACSGTGSGFEILCQGFNWESHKSGKCYVELGRKAKELSSLGFTIVWSPPPTDSVSPEGYMPRDLYNLNSRYGSMDELKELVKIFHEAGIKVLGDAVLNHRCAQFQNNNGVWNIFGGRMNWDDRAVVADDPHFQGRGNKSSGDNFHAAPNIDHSQEFVRNDLKEWLCWMRKEVGYDGWRLDFVRGFWGGYVKDYLEASEPYFAVGEYWDSLSYTYGEMDYNQDAHRQRIVDWINATNGTAGAFDVTTKGILHAALERSEYWRLSDEKGKPPGVLGWWPSRAVTFIENHDTGSTQGHWRFPYGMELQGYAYILTHPGTPAVFYDHIFSHLQPEIAKFISIRQRLKIHCRSKIKILKADRSLYASEIDEKLTMKIGSEHFEPNGPQNWIVAAEGQDYKIWEVAS, encoded by the exons aTGTCGGTGGGGAGCTGGTGCATTCGTGCGATCCCGGGCGCGGCACCGCCGGCTCGGGCAGGGCTGCTCGGGAGCGCCTTCGTGCAGGTGTCCGCCGCGCGGCCGCGGGCCGGGCGGTGCCGTGCCGCGCAGCACGGGCGCGTGAGGCTCGGCGGCCGTGTCGTGGCCCGAGCCGGGGCCGCGGAGACGCCGGTGGCTGGCACCGACGAGGACGCTGGAGCGGGGTTCTCCGAGACGTTCCCCCTGCGCCGATGCCAAGCT GTGGAAGGGAAGGCGTGGGTGAGGGTGGATGCGGAGCCGGACGCCGAAGGCAAGTGCAAGGTCGTTGTCGGATGTAATGTGCCGGGGAAGTGGGTGTTGCACTGGGGTGTCTCGCACGATGATGAGCATGGAAG GGCGTACCCTgtgcagagagctctcgctctatgcggggtctggggaagggtgttagtggcaagccttaccctcgcctttgcaatgcgaggagaccgcgactcaaacccaggaccttccggtcacagtcg AGAATGGGATCAGCCTCCTTTAGAAATGAGACCACTCGGTTCAGTTGCAATCAAG GACTATGCAATTGAAACACCATTGGAGATTTTGCCCAATTCAGAAGGACGGCTCCTTTATGAAGTGCAAATCAAATTTGATAAAGACATTCCAATCGCTGCTGTCAACTTTGTTCTAAAG GAAGAGGAAACAGGTGCATGGTTTCAGCATAAGGGCAGGGATTTCAGAATACCCTTAAATGGATCCTTCAATGGTGGAGGAAAACAAGATATTGATATCTGGCCAG GTGATTTGGGGCATGCATTGAAGAAATATGAAGGATCTAGTTCTCAGCCACAAAACACTTCACCTCAGGATACAGGTTTGAGTGGCAAACATATATCAGGGTTCTATGAAGAATACCCCATCCTAAAATCAGAGTATGTTCAGAATCTTGTTACTGTCACTGTGAGGAGAGACATTGAAACACATAAAAGACTTGTGGTATTTGACACTGATATTCCTGGCGATGTTGTCATTCATTGGGGAGTTTGCAAAGACAATAATATGACATGGGAGATCCCACCAGAACCACATCCACCGACAACGAAAATCTTCCGACAGAAAGCTCTTCAGACCTTGCTACAG CAAAAAGCTGATGGAGCAGGAAACTCAATTTCATTCTCACTAGATGCAGAGTATTCTTGTCTGTTTTTTGTGCTCAAACTTGATGAGTATACTTGGTTGAGAAATCTTGAGAATGGATCTGATTTCTGTGTGCCACTTACAAGAGTGGGTCAGCATGGTAGCACTCAGGATCCCGACAAGGCTGAGGCACAGAAAGTAGAGGATAAGTCTTCACAGGCTGATGGCTTAATCAGTGATATAAGAAATCTGGTGGTTGGCCTATCGTCTAGAAGAGGTCAGAAAGCTAAGAATAAAGTTCTTCAAGAAGACATCCTACAAGAAATAGAAAGGCTTGCAACAGTAGCTTATAGCATTTTCAGGAGCCCCACCATTGATTCTGTAGATGAGTCTGTACACCTCGATGACACATTAAGCACAAAGCCAGCATGTTCTGGCACTGGATCTGGTTTTGAGATATTGTGCCAAGGATTTAACTGGGAATCTCATAAGTCAGGGAAATGTTATGTTGAGCTTGGTAGAAAGGCCAAGGAGTTGTCGTCCCTAGGTTTCACTATTGTCTGGTCACCACCACCAACTGATTCTGTGTCACCTGAAGGATACATGCCAAGGGATCTATATAATCTAAACTCCCG ATATGGGTCCATGGATGAGCTGAAGGAACTTGTGAAGATTTTCCATGAAGCTGGCATCAAGGTTCTTGGTGATGCTGTTCTAAATCATAGGTGTGCTCAGTTTCAGAACAACAATGGTGTCTGGAATATTTTTGGTGGTCGTATGAACTGGGATGATCGAGCAGTTGTTGCTGATGATCCACATTTCCAG GGAAGAGGAAACAAGAGCAGTGGAGATAATTTCCATGCAGCACCAAACATTGATCACTCCCAAGAGTTTGTGAGGAATGATCTTAAAGAATGGCTTTGCTGGATGAG AAAGGAAGTCGGCTACGACGGATGGAGACTTGACTTTGTTCGTGGTTTCTGGGGTGGATATGTCAAAGACTATTTGGAAGCAAGTGAACCATACTTTGCAGTAGGAGAGTACTGGGACTCCCTCAGTTATACTTATGGTGAAATGGACTACAATCAGGATGCCCACAGACAGAGAATtgttgattggataaatgctacAAATGGAACTGCTGGCGCATTTGATGTTACCACTAAAGGAATACTTCATGCG GCGCTTGAAAGATCAGAGTATTGGCGCTTGTCCGATGAAAAAGGGAAACCCCCTGGAGTATTGGGTTGGTGGCCTTCAAGAGCAGTCACATTTATAGAGAATCATGATACTGGTTCTACTCAG GGTCATTGGAGGTTCCCCTATGGTATGGAATTGCAAGGATACGCCTACATCCTGACACACCCCGGCACTCCTGCAGTCTTCTATGATCACATATTTTCACACTTACAACCAGAGATTGCTAAATTTATTTCCATCCGACAACGTCTAAAGATTCATTGCCGCAGCAAG ATCAAGATACTAAAGGCAGACAGGAGTTTATATGCGTCTGAAATTGATGAGAAGCTAACAATGAAAATTGGATCGGAACATTTTGAGCCAAATGGTCCCCAGAACTGGATTGTTGCTGCTGAGGGTCAAGATTACAAAATCTGGGAGGTGGCTTCATAG
- the LOC136456460 gene encoding alpha-amylase 3, chloroplastic-like isoform X3 → MRGDRDSNPGPSGHSREWDQPPLEMRPLGSVAIKDYAIETPLEILPNSEGRLLYEVQIKFDKDIPIAAVNFVLKEEETGAWFQHKGRDFRIPLNGSFNGGGKQDIDIWPGDLGHALKKYEGSSSQPQNTSPQDTGLSGKHISGFYEEYPILKSEYVQNLVTVTVRRDIETHKRLVVFDTDIPGDVVIHWGVCKDNNMTWEIPPEPHPPTTKIFRQKALQTLLQQKADGAGNSISFSLDAEYSCLFFVLKLDEYTWLRNLENGSDFCVPLTRVGQHGSTQDPDKAEAQKVEDKSSQADGLISDIRNLVVGLSSRRGQKAKNKVLQEDILQEIERLATVAYSIFRSPTIDSVDESVHLDDTLSTKPACSGTGSGFEILCQGFNWESHKSGKCYVELGRKAKELSSLGFTIVWSPPPTDSVSPEGYMPRDLYNLNSRYGSMDELKELVKIFHEAGIKVLGDAVLNHRCAQFQNNNGVWNIFGGRMNWDDRAVVADDPHFQGRGNKSSGDNFHAAPNIDHSQEFVRNDLKEWLCWMRKEVGYDGWRLDFVRGFWGGYVKDYLEASEPYFAVGEYWDSLSYTYGEMDYNQDAHRQRIVDWINATNGTAGAFDVTTKGILHAALERSEYWRLSDEKGKPPGVLGWWPSRAVTFIENHDTGSTQGHWRFPYGMELQGYAYILTHPGTPAVFYDHIFSHLQPEIAKFISIRQRLKIHCRSKIKILKADRSLYASEIDEKLTMKIGSEHFEPNGPQNWIVAAEGQDYKIWEVAS, encoded by the exons atgcgaggagaccgcgactcaaacccaggaccttccggtcacagtcg AGAATGGGATCAGCCTCCTTTAGAAATGAGACCACTCGGTTCAGTTGCAATCAAG GACTATGCAATTGAAACACCATTGGAGATTTTGCCCAATTCAGAAGGACGGCTCCTTTATGAAGTGCAAATCAAATTTGATAAAGACATTCCAATCGCTGCTGTCAACTTTGTTCTAAAG GAAGAGGAAACAGGTGCATGGTTTCAGCATAAGGGCAGGGATTTCAGAATACCCTTAAATGGATCCTTCAATGGTGGAGGAAAACAAGATATTGATATCTGGCCAG GTGATTTGGGGCATGCATTGAAGAAATATGAAGGATCTAGTTCTCAGCCACAAAACACTTCACCTCAGGATACAGGTTTGAGTGGCAAACATATATCAGGGTTCTATGAAGAATACCCCATCCTAAAATCAGAGTATGTTCAGAATCTTGTTACTGTCACTGTGAGGAGAGACATTGAAACACATAAAAGACTTGTGGTATTTGACACTGATATTCCTGGCGATGTTGTCATTCATTGGGGAGTTTGCAAAGACAATAATATGACATGGGAGATCCCACCAGAACCACATCCACCGACAACGAAAATCTTCCGACAGAAAGCTCTTCAGACCTTGCTACAG CAAAAAGCTGATGGAGCAGGAAACTCAATTTCATTCTCACTAGATGCAGAGTATTCTTGTCTGTTTTTTGTGCTCAAACTTGATGAGTATACTTGGTTGAGAAATCTTGAGAATGGATCTGATTTCTGTGTGCCACTTACAAGAGTGGGTCAGCATGGTAGCACTCAGGATCCCGACAAGGCTGAGGCACAGAAAGTAGAGGATAAGTCTTCACAGGCTGATGGCTTAATCAGTGATATAAGAAATCTGGTGGTTGGCCTATCGTCTAGAAGAGGTCAGAAAGCTAAGAATAAAGTTCTTCAAGAAGACATCCTACAAGAAATAGAAAGGCTTGCAACAGTAGCTTATAGCATTTTCAGGAGCCCCACCATTGATTCTGTAGATGAGTCTGTACACCTCGATGACACATTAAGCACAAAGCCAGCATGTTCTGGCACTGGATCTGGTTTTGAGATATTGTGCCAAGGATTTAACTGGGAATCTCATAAGTCAGGGAAATGTTATGTTGAGCTTGGTAGAAAGGCCAAGGAGTTGTCGTCCCTAGGTTTCACTATTGTCTGGTCACCACCACCAACTGATTCTGTGTCACCTGAAGGATACATGCCAAGGGATCTATATAATCTAAACTCCCG ATATGGGTCCATGGATGAGCTGAAGGAACTTGTGAAGATTTTCCATGAAGCTGGCATCAAGGTTCTTGGTGATGCTGTTCTAAATCATAGGTGTGCTCAGTTTCAGAACAACAATGGTGTCTGGAATATTTTTGGTGGTCGTATGAACTGGGATGATCGAGCAGTTGTTGCTGATGATCCACATTTCCAG GGAAGAGGAAACAAGAGCAGTGGAGATAATTTCCATGCAGCACCAAACATTGATCACTCCCAAGAGTTTGTGAGGAATGATCTTAAAGAATGGCTTTGCTGGATGAG AAAGGAAGTCGGCTACGACGGATGGAGACTTGACTTTGTTCGTGGTTTCTGGGGTGGATATGTCAAAGACTATTTGGAAGCAAGTGAACCATACTTTGCAGTAGGAGAGTACTGGGACTCCCTCAGTTATACTTATGGTGAAATGGACTACAATCAGGATGCCCACAGACAGAGAATtgttgattggataaatgctacAAATGGAACTGCTGGCGCATTTGATGTTACCACTAAAGGAATACTTCATGCG GCGCTTGAAAGATCAGAGTATTGGCGCTTGTCCGATGAAAAAGGGAAACCCCCTGGAGTATTGGGTTGGTGGCCTTCAAGAGCAGTCACATTTATAGAGAATCATGATACTGGTTCTACTCAG GGTCATTGGAGGTTCCCCTATGGTATGGAATTGCAAGGATACGCCTACATCCTGACACACCCCGGCACTCCTGCAGTCTTCTATGATCACATATTTTCACACTTACAACCAGAGATTGCTAAATTTATTTCCATCCGACAACGTCTAAAGATTCATTGCCGCAGCAAG ATCAAGATACTAAAGGCAGACAGGAGTTTATATGCGTCTGAAATTGATGAGAAGCTAACAATGAAAATTGGATCGGAACATTTTGAGCCAAATGGTCCCCAGAACTGGATTGTTGCTGCTGAGGGTCAAGATTACAAAATCTGGGAGGTGGCTTCATAG
- the LOC136456460 gene encoding alpha-amylase 3, chloroplastic-like isoform X2, with protein MSVGSWCIRAIPGAAPPARAGLLGSAFVQVSAARPRAGRCRAAQHGRVRLGGRVVARAGAAETPVAGTDEDAGAGFSETFPLRRCQAVEGKAWVRVDAEPDAEGKCKVVVGCNVPGKWVLHWGVSHDDEHGREWDQPPLEMRPLGSVAIKDYAIETPLEILPNSEGRLLYEVQIKFDKDIPIAAVNFVLKEEETGAWFQHKGRDFRIPLNGSFNGGGKQDIDIWPGDLGHALKKYEGSSSQPQNTSPQDTGLSGKHISGFYEEYPILKSEYVQNLVTVTVRRDIETHKRLVVFDTDIPGDVVIHWGVCKDNNMTWEIPPEPHPPTTKIFRQKALQTLLQQKADGAGNSISFSLDAEYSCLFFVLKLDEYTWLRNLENGSDFCVPLTRVGQHGSTQDPDKAEAQKVEDKSSQADGLISDIRNLVVGLSSRRGQKAKNKVLQEDILQEIERLATVAYSIFRSPTIDSVDESVHLDDTLSTKPACSGTGSGFEILCQGFNWESHKSGKCYVELGRKAKELSSLGFTIVWSPPPTDSVSPEGYMPRDLYNLNSRYGSMDELKELVKIFHEAGIKVLGDAVLNHRCAQFQNNNGVWNIFGGRMNWDDRAVVADDPHFQGRGNKSSGDNFHAAPNIDHSQEFVRNDLKEWLCWMRKEVGYDGWRLDFVRGFWGGYVKDYLEASEPYFAVGEYWDSLSYTYGEMDYNQDAHRQRIVDWINATNGTAGAFDVTTKGILHAALERSEYWRLSDEKGKPPGVLGWWPSRAVTFIENHDTGSTQGHWRFPYGMELQGYAYILTHPGTPAVFYDHIFSHLQPEIAKFISIRQRLKIHCRSKIKILKADRSLYASEIDEKLTMKIGSEHFEPNGPQNWIVAAEGQDYKIWEVAS; from the exons aTGTCGGTGGGGAGCTGGTGCATTCGTGCGATCCCGGGCGCGGCACCGCCGGCTCGGGCAGGGCTGCTCGGGAGCGCCTTCGTGCAGGTGTCCGCCGCGCGGCCGCGGGCCGGGCGGTGCCGTGCCGCGCAGCACGGGCGCGTGAGGCTCGGCGGCCGTGTCGTGGCCCGAGCCGGGGCCGCGGAGACGCCGGTGGCTGGCACCGACGAGGACGCTGGAGCGGGGTTCTCCGAGACGTTCCCCCTGCGCCGATGCCAAGCT GTGGAAGGGAAGGCGTGGGTGAGGGTGGATGCGGAGCCGGACGCCGAAGGCAAGTGCAAGGTCGTTGTCGGATGTAATGTGCCGGGGAAGTGGGTGTTGCACTGGGGTGTCTCGCACGATGATGAGCATGGAAG AGAATGGGATCAGCCTCCTTTAGAAATGAGACCACTCGGTTCAGTTGCAATCAAG GACTATGCAATTGAAACACCATTGGAGATTTTGCCCAATTCAGAAGGACGGCTCCTTTATGAAGTGCAAATCAAATTTGATAAAGACATTCCAATCGCTGCTGTCAACTTTGTTCTAAAG GAAGAGGAAACAGGTGCATGGTTTCAGCATAAGGGCAGGGATTTCAGAATACCCTTAAATGGATCCTTCAATGGTGGAGGAAAACAAGATATTGATATCTGGCCAG GTGATTTGGGGCATGCATTGAAGAAATATGAAGGATCTAGTTCTCAGCCACAAAACACTTCACCTCAGGATACAGGTTTGAGTGGCAAACATATATCAGGGTTCTATGAAGAATACCCCATCCTAAAATCAGAGTATGTTCAGAATCTTGTTACTGTCACTGTGAGGAGAGACATTGAAACACATAAAAGACTTGTGGTATTTGACACTGATATTCCTGGCGATGTTGTCATTCATTGGGGAGTTTGCAAAGACAATAATATGACATGGGAGATCCCACCAGAACCACATCCACCGACAACGAAAATCTTCCGACAGAAAGCTCTTCAGACCTTGCTACAG CAAAAAGCTGATGGAGCAGGAAACTCAATTTCATTCTCACTAGATGCAGAGTATTCTTGTCTGTTTTTTGTGCTCAAACTTGATGAGTATACTTGGTTGAGAAATCTTGAGAATGGATCTGATTTCTGTGTGCCACTTACAAGAGTGGGTCAGCATGGTAGCACTCAGGATCCCGACAAGGCTGAGGCACAGAAAGTAGAGGATAAGTCTTCACAGGCTGATGGCTTAATCAGTGATATAAGAAATCTGGTGGTTGGCCTATCGTCTAGAAGAGGTCAGAAAGCTAAGAATAAAGTTCTTCAAGAAGACATCCTACAAGAAATAGAAAGGCTTGCAACAGTAGCTTATAGCATTTTCAGGAGCCCCACCATTGATTCTGTAGATGAGTCTGTACACCTCGATGACACATTAAGCACAAAGCCAGCATGTTCTGGCACTGGATCTGGTTTTGAGATATTGTGCCAAGGATTTAACTGGGAATCTCATAAGTCAGGGAAATGTTATGTTGAGCTTGGTAGAAAGGCCAAGGAGTTGTCGTCCCTAGGTTTCACTATTGTCTGGTCACCACCACCAACTGATTCTGTGTCACCTGAAGGATACATGCCAAGGGATCTATATAATCTAAACTCCCG ATATGGGTCCATGGATGAGCTGAAGGAACTTGTGAAGATTTTCCATGAAGCTGGCATCAAGGTTCTTGGTGATGCTGTTCTAAATCATAGGTGTGCTCAGTTTCAGAACAACAATGGTGTCTGGAATATTTTTGGTGGTCGTATGAACTGGGATGATCGAGCAGTTGTTGCTGATGATCCACATTTCCAG GGAAGAGGAAACAAGAGCAGTGGAGATAATTTCCATGCAGCACCAAACATTGATCACTCCCAAGAGTTTGTGAGGAATGATCTTAAAGAATGGCTTTGCTGGATGAG AAAGGAAGTCGGCTACGACGGATGGAGACTTGACTTTGTTCGTGGTTTCTGGGGTGGATATGTCAAAGACTATTTGGAAGCAAGTGAACCATACTTTGCAGTAGGAGAGTACTGGGACTCCCTCAGTTATACTTATGGTGAAATGGACTACAATCAGGATGCCCACAGACAGAGAATtgttgattggataaatgctacAAATGGAACTGCTGGCGCATTTGATGTTACCACTAAAGGAATACTTCATGCG GCGCTTGAAAGATCAGAGTATTGGCGCTTGTCCGATGAAAAAGGGAAACCCCCTGGAGTATTGGGTTGGTGGCCTTCAAGAGCAGTCACATTTATAGAGAATCATGATACTGGTTCTACTCAG GGTCATTGGAGGTTCCCCTATGGTATGGAATTGCAAGGATACGCCTACATCCTGACACACCCCGGCACTCCTGCAGTCTTCTATGATCACATATTTTCACACTTACAACCAGAGATTGCTAAATTTATTTCCATCCGACAACGTCTAAAGATTCATTGCCGCAGCAAG ATCAAGATACTAAAGGCAGACAGGAGTTTATATGCGTCTGAAATTGATGAGAAGCTAACAATGAAAATTGGATCGGAACATTTTGAGCCAAATGGTCCCCAGAACTGGATTGTTGCTGCTGAGGGTCAAGATTACAAAATCTGGGAGGTGGCTTCATAG